In Nitrosarchaeum sp., the sequence AGGTTTTTTGCATGGTTAATTGATTTTTTGATAATTACTATGATTTCTACACTCATCATGTTTACATTGTTTGGAAAAATTGATTTTGAAATAAATGAGAAATGGATGTGGGCAGAAACAACACAATATGTTCAGACTAGCATAATATTTTTTGCATATTGGACAATTTTAGAATATAAAACGGGACAATCAATTGGAAAAAAGATCTTAAATGTTAAAGTAACAAATTTGTATGGAAAGCAAGCAGATTTGAAAAGTGTTGTAATCAGTAGTTTTGGAAAAACGTTTCTCATTCCAATAGATGTGGTTTTAGGATTAATATTTACAAATGAAAAACGTCAAAGAATCTTCAATAAAATTGGCGATACAATAGTAATAAAAATAAAAAATAATGAAAAAAATGATGAT encodes:
- a CDS encoding RDD family protein → MSKSNSGNISEIMIAKWSDRFFAWLIDFLIITMISTLIMFTLFGKIDFEINEKWMWAETTQYVQTSIIFFAYWTILEYKTGQSIGKKILNVKVTNLYGKQADLKSVVISSFGKTFLIPIDVVLGLIFTNEKRQRIFNKIGDTIVIKIKNNEKNDDVNIKYKKDGI